Below is a window of Drosophila nasuta strain 15112-1781.00 chromosome X, ASM2355853v1, whole genome shotgun sequence DNA.
TTGCTCCAGCTCTGCGATTCGTGTTGAATTTCTCGCATTTAATGCTGTCAATTTCCATTCTCAATTTCCCCATATCGATTGCGAAAAACGCTTCAATGCTTTCTCGCAActctaattgaattttgttcGTATTTTCGCatctatatatacacaatattttTAGCGGATCTCAGCTATTATACTTTACATATACACAAATCATAGTTCTTAATTTAACTTTCAATTCTTTTCATTAGTAcgctttaaatatttccacATATTTTCTGTAAGCTGCAATTTAAATCTgcatttgaaacattttcgtctattttcattttctaaacttactttcaattatttgaaattaaatttgaaatttttataaatttctcaaattacttcaatttgtttgaaattaaattgaaatcatatTTCTGtagcaattaatttatgcaattatttaGCTTGAAACTTTTggctttcttttcatttatcaaattacattacattagttgtaattaaattaatttagaaattaatgaaactaaaaattaagcttgaatacacatttattaattaaaaccTTTACTGTATTCAATAATAACTGTAGTATTTAAGATTACTCAAAATATTGTTGcgatataatatataatataattttctaatGCAGAACTACATGAATATACCAGATAGAGCTTTCGGTGtgtattagtatttttccggtatatttttagtatatttgtaaaatatagttttattaaaGATACGTGGCCGCTActtcatagtcgagcacacttaaCTATAACTATGattccgaccctataaagtatatatattcttgatcagcgtcaacagccgagacgatctagccatgtccgtctgtccgtctgtgtgtctgtccgtctgtccgtatgaacacctagatctcagagactataagagatagagctataatttttgacagcattttttatgtttgcacgcagattaagtttgtttcaaatttttgccacgcccccttccgcccctgcaaatcaaaaaaatcgaataacaagtgtaattttaaagctagagttacgaattttggtatatacagtaataactatagtagttatgatttctgaaaatatatttcttttatttaaaatgggtagcgggtatcttacagtcgagtacactcgactgtagctttcttacttgtttaattataGGAATACATTTATAAGAATTGTTCATTAAAACAATTCATTGCTATCTATACTTTGAATTTCCCTaactttattgaaaacaaatttaaattttgtgcaaattCAAGTCGAGCTAAAAATCACACATTGATTAATGCAAATCGTAAAGAGACTTGAATTAAAAAGCAACTTTAATAAAGTTAACATTTTAtcgaaatgaaatgtaaatgaatTCATGGCACAATAGTTTTCGTGACTAAATTAGAATCTGAACTTTTGAGGACAAACCACTTGTCGTTATTAACAACCAAACCGCGCTGCAAAGTACAGATGAAAATGTGTTTTGCCATggattacgcatacgccgcgtggtCGTATTTAAGTGAATTTGATTGTGTGTACACAACCACGGATAAATTTCTAATAAGCAATAATTTTTGGGAATATTATGTGAATGTTACTCAACAACATTTTCCCCACATATGTGATTGATTTTAACCGACAGAAAataggcagcagcagcataaatATTGCACTACATAACACACTAATCTGCGAGTATAATCAATGCCGATGAGGCGTTCAAATTACGTgtacaacaaatacaacagcaaGTATAGTCATGTAAGTGCAACAAGGAACCCCCtactaaacaacaacaacaacaacaacatcaagagGAGCAATAACAGCAGAACATTTGTAAATCAAATGTTCGTACATTTCCCAAACACttctaattgaaaatgcaaattaaaccCTGAATCCGAGTGTGGTGCAAAAATTGTGCAATTAGTAcccgagtgtgtgtgtgtgtgtgtgtgtgtggggcaaTCACGGTTACATACCCTgcaaaaattactttttataataGCAAAATTATCATTGAAAATTccgcaatttaaattaaatatatagcCTCAAAATATAGGCTTTGTATTTCACTCAAGtctacaaaaatgttttcttcttttgcataaaataaaaaacattgtCTAGGATTTAAAAATTAgtcaaaaatattgttgttcaacaagcacaattacaattataataaattagcaAAAATTACTAATAAGGTTAGAGTAAACATCGAATGATAAACTCAGCGCATATACGTTAAGTTTATTTGGAAAACTTCTCTGTAGACAATTGATCGCTTTTTTCTGGCGTAGAGTTTGGTGGCTTTAGAATGCATTGTTTAGGATTTGGATAAAATGGCTTTTAGGTTGCAGCGCTGCATTATTCATTACCGGCACCACAAGTGCCGTTGATCTGTGACACACGCtaaaaacatttgttatgCGCACGACATTTTACAAAATCAAACTCGAAAATAGAATAAATGCGCTCAGCCCGAAGCCATCGTGTGAATACTCTACACAAAAGTTGCACTTTTTTCGAATcctttgaaattaattaatttcattactCTACATGTTGTTTTTTGAATTTCCTGCAGagcattttgcaattgaaaaatcaaagcaagtgcaacaaatgcaaacGCGACATATTTATGTAGAATTATTTTCACAACCTCAACAGTATAGCAAGGcaaagcgacagcaacagcgacagcggcaacaactgGCATGACAATGAATAACATCCACACAcatccaacacacacacacacacacacacacacatgcattcgAATGTCGTACATGcatttctctgtgtgtgtgcgtgtgtatttaAACCTTGGCAACAAGGCTCGCTTGGTAATGACAGCAATTCGGACTATGGCCATTAGAAAGACCCACAGAATGTCATTGCAATTGAATTACGCAcggcaataaaaattaagtacTCATcgccaacaaaaaaacaaacaaacaaacaaaaaaatatcacATATCACAATATCGCATATACGACAATTCactttcaaataatttgtaaatttattttttagtaacAATCAAAAATTGATATATGTACAAATTTAGTCATCACAACTGTTTCTCCAAGTGGAATGAAGGAGCTGTGAGGCAAAGGACAAAGGACATATGGTATGCTATTCCCTCGGAATTGCTGCAACGCTATATCCAGAGTATACCAAATCGCATAGGATGactaaaaaagttaaaagttaataaaaatatttgtttaaaaaatagcctgacatttgacttttttacaatttttttctcttaatattaaatggcttaaaatataaaacaaatcaaacccactaacaaaacaagtaagaaagttgcagtcgagtgtgctcgactgtgagatacccgctacccatttttaataaaggcaaaatattgcggtatcaatttcaaaatataccgaatatactgcaaaaatactaaaaatataccaaatggtatatgtggtatatcgatatagtacaccattcaaaatataccatagacggcacaatgtaccagattgtcggccaaagcgttttttgcatacaaaagtattttcaggaatcataactactacagtagttattgtatattccaaaattcgtagctctagctttaaaattacacttgttattcgatttttttgatttgcgggggcggaagtgggcgtggtaaaaatttgagataaacttgatctgcgtgcatacataacaaatgctgtcgaaaaaaaattattgctctatgtcttatagtctctgagatccagtgtttcgtacggacggacggacagacggacatggctatatcgtctcggctgttgcaggtgatcaagaatatatatactttatagggtcggagatgcctccttctacctgttacatacatttcctgccggcataaagttataatacccttctacaaagcgggtagcgggtataacaagtCGAAGTTTTGGAGCATGCATATTGTACATTAGAAGAAAAGATACAGACCATTGAAGTGAgagaattgaaaaatatttcgtTCCAATAtaattgctaaaaaaaaaaataaataaataattaaaatttatcatTCCGTTTAGTCACTGTGAATGCCGAGCAGATTTCGTAGGTTAagctaaaagaaaataacaatataatatgCTTATGTTTGGAATAAGAATTTTTTCTTAATGTGAACAAAAGTTGCTAAGCCAAAAGCTTTTCTATAACACAAGTTTTCAGCGTTCTCAATTTCCTCGTTATTTATTGCGTTGCGAAATGAAGAACTCATCTCGCACCCCATtaggtatatatattcttgatcaaagTCAATCAGTTCAACATCtttaaagatatttaagaGCTAATGTGATATGCCAAAATCCGGCGGATGCAGTTCGGTCTTAATtgatgtggtatattttgttctctatggtatattttaaatataaaagtgtgcgtatatacatagtattaacttaggtatattttagtatttctatTGGCAtcttaatttgttttgcttttactgaAAATGAGTAGCGAGCTAtgattctttctttttttttggtatgttgCGCATACAACACAATGCACCTTTGTTtggcaataatttaaatactaaatatatagcATAATAACTAAATCTTCGTGTAGTTTGTTTTCATCATTAAGCAGACAATCACAAGTAGATGCTTCGTATTTGCTCTGGTCAGTATTCAACTGTTTCGCTCCGttctgctctgctttgctctgGACCGTTGCAGTCTCGTCTAATGCTAAGAGAGGCAAGCATGTCCGTTAGCTTGCGTGATTCTCTAGCTGTTTGCAGTTTTGATGTAGATTGGCTTCGACtatggcaacggcaacgacacaGGAAGTTTAGCGCAAAGCAAGTGGAGCATGGAAATCGCTCCTGGCTGTGACTGTGTCCATGTATCTGcatatatgcacacacacacacaaacacacacacagacacatgactgtgtgtgcgtgggtgtgTGGTAGTGTTTATGCGGCTCATTGTTGTTGAAAAGCGCAGTCCGTGCGACACCCAGGGCAATGCAAATATATGCGCATGTAGGACATAAGTACATGCATGCAGTCAGCTACCCTtggtgtgcgtgtatgtgtgtgagtgtgtgtgtggctgatGATGAGGCCAATGGAGTTGATATAACCCACAAAACTGGCCCACTCCAATGCcagcgtgtgagtgtgtgtgatgcTCTGAATAAACAGCAGCATGCATCAAAAGCAAGCCAGAACGCAATACACCGGCCAAAGTCTAGGCGTGAAAGAGAGACAGtatgagtgagagagagggtaCGAGTTCATGGTAGGGCGACAACAGGAAGCTTTGAGCCTTGAGGTCACTGCAAATGCGACGCGTGAAAATTCGTCAAATGCAGGCaagtgacagcaacaacatcagcaacaacaacatgcattGTCACGCCTTCTTTCCCTGCCCACCTATTTAAATATGCAGAAAGGAGCACGCACGTCCAGAGCTGTGAATGTGTGCGTAAGTGTGTCTATCCATGTGTGCGCCGCTTGGTTGCGTTTTCCATGTCAGCTGTTTAAGCAGGgccaaggcaaggcaaggcaagacaaagcacagcacagcacatcACATCACAGAAGGCAGACACACGAACCGAGCGGAACAGAGCAAGCAAGGATCATGGTATCACAGCATCATGGTGCCGGGCAATTGCTCCGTCATATCCCCGAAAAGGTCATTCATATGGTAAACAAACCACAGCTCTCGGACAGCTCTTGAAAGGCAATTAAAAGATGAAGGCCaaaacagacagacacaaTTGGACAAAGGAGTCGAAATCACTTTAAAAAAGACAAGAGagatttctttaaataaatacccAAGCTTTAAGAAAtgaacatttaataattttcttttattttcccAATCGATATACAAACATTCATTTTATTGGAATTGCATTACAATTACCTTTTGgtgtttataattattgttaataatataataataatatagtaattaATCAATTCGCTTAAAGTaagttttgatttttgttctattgccaataataatataaccaggaataaaaattattattcgaATATTATTCAGAACGTTGGAATTTATAAACGTAGTCAAAAATCGACAGTAAATATAATTGACTTAAAAAGTCAGTATTGCTTCACATActgtgtatattttatataagcCAACACTACGTATGCGTTATATACTACTAAATTCACTTTTACAAAACGTAGACTTTACATACTTTTATACTGCGGACTCCTCATACATTACGTTTACGTAATACTAggtaaatactaaaaatacttcaaatacTACATGTACAATACATATTGTGCATTATACCATTTGCTacgtatacataatatatagtatgctaattatatactaaaaataccacaagctacgtatacttaatgaaCTACAATACTTGTAATTACTACTTCACATAAAAGGCAATTGACTGGAGTAACGCacacatttttgtattaatatttgcttatatgtatgttattcaaattaatttctagCACTCGCTGATAAGTTTGAGTTACGTATTTTTCTTAAACTACtctcaaattttaaattctcaGTGGGAACAAATAATTGACTTTAgatacataatttaattttcaaattttctaaGAACTCATCATAGGTTCAAATTTTAGTGGATATTCTTGCTGTTGTGGATTTGTTTTCAGTGCTCTATTTTGAAAGCGCGCCTTGGACTTGCTTTACCATTGATCGATTACCAGTTATCGCTTCCTGTTGCACACAATCGATCACAGCGTtgccagagcagcagcaaaaggatGCAATTGTCTTTGGAGTTGCCACAGCGCTTTGCTAGAAATTGACAGATAAGACGAGTTtatcaaaatgcaaacacaaaaaaaagaagtaaaagaGAGAGTTGACATAAAAGCAGATAAGCAAGAGGAAACAAAGCATCATAAAGCTTTGCATCATTTTGTGAGTTGatcaaatttgaattgagCTAATTCCAAGATGCCACGCCCAGTGCTATTGATACACGGCGGAGCAGGCGACATTACAGACGCTCGCGTAGCCGGCAAGTTCAAGGGCATCAAAGAGGCATTGCGTGCAGCCTGGCATCATCTCGAAGAGCAGGAGGAAGTGCCAAAGTCAGACAAGGATTGCGCTCTAGATGCCGTAGAGGCAGCTGTGCGCTCCATGGAGCTTGACGAGGCGTTCAATGCCGGCTACGGCGCCTGTTTGAACACCGATCAGCAGGTGGAAATGGAGGCCAGCCTTATGGAGGGGCGTAACTTGCGCGCTGGGTGCGTCACGTTGCTGCAAGATGTCATGCATCCCATTACAGTGGCTCGTCGCCTCATGGAGAAGCAACGCCATGTCTTTATCGGCGGCTCGGCTGCTCAGCAGCTGGCCCTGAGCACGGGTAGCGAACGCTTGCGTCCCGGCGCTCTAATCACGGACAGCGCAAAGCAAGCGCTGCACGAGTttaaacagcagcaggcagcggGCATAGACACCACCTATGCACGCACCGAACTGGATGATGCACGCACCGATCCCAAGGGCGATACGGTCGGCGCAGTGGCTATGGATCGACATGGTCACATTGTGGTGGGCACATCGACGGGCGGCATCACTGGCAAGTGGCCGGGACGCATTGGCGACACGCCCCTACTGGGCTGTGGCACGTATGCGGACAATACCATCGGTGGCGTCTCCACCACGGGTCATGGCGAGACCATCATGCGTTACAATCTTGCCCAGCGCATTTTGGCCGCCATCCAACACAAGGGTCTGTCCGCTCAGGCGGCCGCCGATCAGGAATGCCAGCTGATGACGAAGCGCATTGGTGGCACAGGCGGAGCCATTGTTGTTGATCACAATGGCGGACTGGGCATCAGTTTCACTTCGCACCGCATGGCCTGGGGATATGTCCAGGAAGGCATCATTCACTACGGCATCGATCACAATGAAATGCTCCAGGAGCCTTTTAAAACATAAGAAcgaaaaattaatataccctaaaatgtgtttatataaataaaagtaaaaagagatgagactaaaataaaaataaaatattttccttATTTGAAAGGtgattatttttactttaactgaaggtatgaaaataaaatacacaaattgataatatattaattttactgtacgtatttacatttttaaaaagtaaatatttctAATGAGGGGATCGGTTTTTTAAGTTAATAACCCGTCCACATagataaaatacaattttagtggttttcaaaataaagtaataagaGACGTTACATCATttgtcataaataaataaattattattaaagcacaaaattcataaattatataattagcACTACGCTCTATTTACATCCTTATCCATATTCTTAAACCTTATGTTGTCACTTAATGCTACTATATCAAATTGTTCATTATTGTGTCCAGACCAAAAtcggtaaaaaaaaaaatagtgaagAATATAGAGAAACCTGAGATGAACGAAAAGACGAGCTAATATTttgtcagttttttttttcatttgggAGATTGCACGTTTTGGGCCACCAGCTTAGTTAGCTGGAAGAAATCCTAACCAGCTTTGGGTGCCACATCGCGTTGCGACTCGTGCGCTTCGGTGGTGCCATAACAGTATTTGGCCGCCTCGTTGCGATACTTGTTCTCATGCTCCACCGAATGTGAGTTGGTGCGACATTTGACCAGGCACAGCTCAAAATGATCCTCGACGCTggcatatatgtatttctgtGTATTCGATGCCTGCAGCACTTGTTCCAAGAGCGGGCGTTTGTTGGGATGCAGGCAGCACGACACACAGTACTCGTAGATGCCACAGCAGTGTGAGGTGACATTGCAACTGTGGCAGCTATAATAGCTAATCTCTGGCAGCTCCAGGTTGCAGCAGCCGTTGGCCAAAATCTGTGAGCGTCGACAGACAAAGCCACGTTCGTCGACGAGCAGTTGGCGGCCCTGCACCGAGTTGCGGCAGTGCTGTTCGGGATCATGGGTACGATTGAGATGCTCTTCGGGCAGCAatagctgctgttgccacagCAATGGACGCGTTCGTTGCACGTTATATTCATCGTAATGCAGGCCACTAAATGTGCCCTTCTATCAACAGAATGGTGAATAGACAGTCTTAGGAACTGGCAACGTTAATGACTTACCCGATCGAAGAGATGGCCTAAGACGTAGACGAGAGCGAGCAGCACTAGGAGCAGATAAATGAAGCGACGTCTCAGCAATCGTGTCAAAGCAGCTGGCCACATtgtatgcaaatgcaaatgcagttgTAATTGGCATCGACGACATGCGGCATCGTCCTTAGGCAGTTCGCAGAGTCCAAAtggtttgttatttttgttgctgtgccACAAGAGCGCTTGCAACAAATTGCCGCTTTTGCATTGACACAAATATATTTGGCAATTGTTTTGAGCTAAACAGCTGTGAGTGCTGCCAGATAGTGAGCAGCTCAAAAGGCAACCCTTTGCCaaatttatcgatatatcgcaacaatgaatgcaattttcaaataagAAAATCGACAAAATGAAGCCTTAATCtcaaatctttttatttacttcttACAGCCATTATTTTGATTACAACCACATTCTAATTTTGATTAGTtgtcatcttcatcatcatcctgCTGTGCTTTGTAAACGCGAATCCGTTCTTGCAACGCCCCATTGGGGACCAGATGATTGGGTTGCACGTAAGTTTTGCTGGCACAGCCTACAATTGGACAACGAACGTTTAATCTATCCTTTATGACCACCATAACCGAAGCTCGATCATAATTATGACCGCATTTTATGTTGCGAACGGGATTTAACATTAAGTCTTTGGTCCACGGATCATACATGGAACAAATGGCATTATCATCTTGTTCAATGACTTCTGCATCAATATCATTAGCGTTGGCATTGGAAGCGCTTGGATTATTCATTAATTCCTGTTTAAAATCTTTGAACTCTGTGCACAATTTAATGCTCATGCGTTTCTTGCCTTCAGTTTGTTGGAATTCCAAGTATTTTGCTTCGAATTCTTCCAATGTTTGGCATTCATTGGCGGCTTTATCCAACATAGTATCTAAACGTTTTTGTCTGGTTTTCAATCCAATTAATGTTTCGCCCAACTCCAGACGCATAGTTTCGATTTCATCATTAAACTTCTTCAATTTATCGCGATACTCTTCATTACCGACTTCTTTAACAAGAAAGTACAAAATgatttacaaaacaaaaatattaacaaaactTAATTGGCGACTTACTATTTTCGAATGACCTCATCAACTGTGCATTCTCAATAATCGTCTTCTTGACACCATCGATTTCGTTAACGAAATTCATTATATTGAACTTGACAATTAATTTTGCCGGCAATTGTTTTGCTAATGACGCTGAGCGTGTAGAGGTGGACAATATATGTTGGTATACAAGCATCGATGCATCgatatttctaaaaatttttaaaatatcggTTTGgcatcttaaaatataaattcattaatttttgtattaaaaattattcttCCAGGTATTTTTTTCCCATatctgttttatttatttagaatttatgaCAATAggtatattttcttaaataaatttagttttgtgAGAAATATTCCCAaagcaacaatggcaacactGCTGCTCTAACGAACTAAGCTTAGCGCGTGTTTTCAAATTGAACGCAACCCGCATGaattcaacatttaatttatattaaccTGTTCCAAGTTTATTGTGTATATGTGaatttaaaag
It encodes the following:
- the LOC132797142 gene encoding probable isoaspartyl peptidase/L-asparaginase GA20639, with product MPRPVLLIHGGAGDITDARVAGKFKGIKEALRAAWHHLEEQEEVPKSDKDCALDAVEAAVRSMELDEAFNAGYGACLNTDQQVEMEASLMEGRNLRAGCVTLLQDVMHPITVARRLMEKQRHVFIGGSAAQQLALSTGSERLRPGALITDSAKQALHEFKQQQAAGIDTTYARTELDDARTDPKGDTVGAVAMDRHGHIVVGTSTGGITGKWPGRIGDTPLLGCGTYADNTIGGVSTTGHGETIMRYNLAQRILAAIQHKGLSAQAAADQECQLMTKRIGGTGGAIVVDHNGGLGISFTSHRMAWGYVQEGIIHYGIDHNEMLQEPFKT
- the LOC132797144 gene encoding SREBP regulating gene protein isoform X2 — protein: MWPAALTRLLRRRFIYLLLVLLALVYVLGHLFDRGTFSGLHYDEYNVQRTRPLLWQQQLLLPEEHLNRTHDPEQHCRNSVQGRQLLVDERGFVCRRSQILANGCCNLELPEISYYSCHSCNVTSHCCGIYEYCVSCCLHPNKRPLLEQVLQASNTQKYIYASVEDHFELCLVKCRTNSHSVEHENKYRNEAAKYCYGTTEAHESQRDVAPKAG
- the LOC132797144 gene encoding SREBP regulating gene protein isoform X1, which produces MWPAALTRLLRRRFIYLLLVLLALVYVLGHLFDRKGTFSGLHYDEYNVQRTRPLLWQQQLLLPEEHLNRTHDPEQHCRNSVQGRQLLVDERGFVCRRSQILANGCCNLELPEISYYSCHSCNVTSHCCGIYEYCVSCCLHPNKRPLLEQVLQASNTQKYIYASVEDHFELCLVKCRTNSHSVEHENKYRNEAAKYCYGTTEAHESQRDVAPKAG
- the LOC132797143 gene encoding E3 SUMO-protein ligase NSE2 — its product is MLVYQHILSTSTRSASLAKQLPAKLIVKFNIMNFVNEIDGVKKTIIENAQLMRSFENKVGNEEYRDKLKKFNDEIETMRLELGETLIGLKTRQKRLDTMLDKAANECQTLEEFEAKYLEFQQTEGKKRMSIKLCTEFKDFKQELMNNPSASNANANDIDAEVIEQDDNAICSMYDPWTKDLMLNPVRNIKCGHNYDRASVMVVIKDRLNVRCPIVGCASKTYVQPNHLVPNGALQERIRVYKAQQDDDEDDN